A region of Argentina anserina chromosome 5, drPotAnse1.1, whole genome shotgun sequence DNA encodes the following proteins:
- the LOC126795058 gene encoding 3-oxoacyl-[acyl-carrier-protein] reductase 4-like has translation MAATIAFSAVGAPARLSRRFSHPSPLLAGLRLRQSVPARYSSSVSSSSGSGIRAQSVAVEPVSPATAPKVEAPVVIVTGASRGIGKAVALALGKSGCKVLVNYARSSKEAEQVSKEIEEFGGQALTFGGDVSKEEDVAAMIKTVVDAWGTVDVLVNNAGITRDGLLMRMKKSQWQEVIDLNLTGVFLCTQAAAKVMMKQRKGRIINIASVVGLVGNVGQANYSAAKAGVIGFTKSVAKEYSSRNINVNAVAPGFIASDMTAKLGEDIEKKILGSIPLGRYGQPEEVAGLVEFLALNPAAGYITGQVLTIDGGMVM, from the exons ATGGCGGCCACGATCGCCTTCAGCGCCGTCGGAGCTCCGGCCCGCCTCTCCCGCCGATTCTCTCACCCGAGCCCGCTTCTCGCCGGACTCCGCCTCCGTCAGTCCGTCCCGGCGCGTTACTCGAGCTCAGTATCTTCATCCTCTGGCTCAG GAATTAGGGCTCAGTCTGTGGCGGTGGAGCCAGTGAGTCCGGCGACAGCTCCGAAAGTGGAGGCTCCGGTGGTTATTGTGACCGGAGCTTCTAGAGGAATCGGGAAGGCGGTTGCTCTCGCTCTAGGGAAATCGGGTTGTAAG GTGCTTGTAAACTATGCAAGGTCATCTAAGGAAGCCGAACAAGTTTCCAAGGAG ATTGAGGAATTTGGCGGTCAAGCTCTGACGTTTGGGGGTGATGTttcaaaggaagaagatgTAGCGGCTATGATCAAAACT GTGGTTGATGCATGGGGAACAGTCGATGTCTTGGTTAATAATGCAG gaaTAACACGGGATGGCTTGTTGATGAGAATGAAAAAATCCCAATGGCAGGAGGTTATTGATTTGAATCTAACAGGTGTATTCTTATGCACACAG GCTGCAGCCAAAGTCATGATGAAACAGAGAAAG GGAAGAATTATCAATATAGCATCTGTTGTTGGTCTTGTTGGCAATGTTGGACAAGCCAACTACAGTGCTGCAAAAGCAGGGGTGATTGGCTTCACGAAGAGTGTTGCAAAGGAATATTCAAGCAGGAACATCAAT GTCAATGCTGTAGCTCCTGGGTTTATTGCATCTGATATGACTGCCAAGCTTGGAGAAGACATAGAGAAGAAAATCCTTGGGTCGATCCCCTTAG GGCGTTATGGTCAACCTGAAGAAGTTGCTGGATTGGTGGAATTCTTGGCTCTTAATCCTGCTGCCGGTTATATTACTGGACAG GTGTTGACAATTGATGGAGGAATGGTGATGTGA
- the LOC126795020 gene encoding protein PLASTID TRANSCRIPTIONALLY ACTIVE 10 — MQLLQTPHQFLFTFPKTLNPPPPKCPTTLKLKAFSSDEFPVDETFLQNFGPKDKETEDEARRRNWVERGWAPWEEILTPEANFARKSLNEGEEVALQSPEAIEAFKMLRPSYRKKKMEEMGLTEDDYYKKQFEIKGNIPDKLETYWAGPLVVRQLAPRDWPPRDWEVDREELEYIRGGHKLQAVRVKMSELESGVNRVDKDDVCLDRYKVFLKQYKQWAAANKDRLEEESYKYDQDYHPGRRKRGKDYKEGMYELPFYYPGQICNGKVTSIHLYQGAFVDIGGVYDGWVPIKNNDWYWIRHHIKVGMRVMVEVLAKRDPYRFRFPIELRFVYPNIDHLIFNRFDFPPIFHRDEDTNPDELRRDCGRPPVPRKDPKDKPVEEPLLSNHPYVDKLWQIHVAEQMILDDVEANPGKYKDKKLSELTDTEDLNEENSIEYTKAYYKKTLVPKVILKTSVKELDLEAAFAERQLRNTLKKETEERGEEYKVTKMRRNIEMDEYDFLHWRRSLEEREALIRDISCRKALGLPLEEPGRYMDESYFGKDQYDPDNALYRYDYWGEPKNSEKSKQERLTDAHNKAIVGKSNIWYEMSYDDCIEQRMQREAKGIKPREYEEEDTYTGDDDEDDDDDFDFSFLNETGDMTTQPHVNGTESPGISDEGMFED, encoded by the exons ATGCAGCTCCTCCAAACCCCTCACCAGTTCCTCTTCACCttccctaaaaccctaaaccctccTCCACCCAAATGCCCCACCACCCTCAAACTCAAGGCCTTCAGCTCCGACGAGTTCCCCGTCGACGAGACCTTCCTCCAGAACTTCGGCCCAAAAGACAAAGAGACCGAGGACGAGGCCCGCCGCCGCAACTGGGTCGAGCGCGGCTGGGCCCCATGGGAGGAAATCCTCACCCCCGAGGCCAACTTCGCCCGCAAATCTCTCAACGAAGGCGAGGAAGTCGCGCTCCAGTCGCCGGAGGCCATCGAGGCCTTCAAGATGCTCCGGCCCAGCTAccggaagaagaagatggaggaGATGGGCCTGACGGAGGACGACTACTACAAGAAGCAGTTCGAGATTAAGGGCAATATTCCGGACAAGCTCGAGACTTACTGGGCCGGCCCGCTGGTGGTGAGACAGCTGGCGCCGCGGGATTGGCCGCCGAGGGACTGGGAGGTGGATAGGGAGGAGCTGGAGTATATAAGAGGAGGCCATAAGCTGCAGGCGGTGAGAGTGAAGATGAGTGAGTTGGAGAGTGGGGTGAATAGAGTGGACAAGGATGACGTGTGTTTGGATAGGTATAAGGTTTTCTTGAAGCAGTATAAGCAGTGGGCCGCCGCCAATAAGGATCGGTTGGAGGAGGAGTCTTATAAG TACGATCAGGATTACCATCcagggaggaggaagagaggcAAGGACTACAAAGAGGGCATG TATGAGCTTCCGTTTTACTACCCCGGACAA ATCTGCAACGGAAAAGTGACATCTATACATCTGTATCAAGGAGCATTTGTGGACATTGGAGGTGTATATGATGG GTGGGTTCCTATAAAGAATAATGACTGGTACTGGATCCGTCATCACATAAAAGTTGGTATGCGTGTCATGGTTGAAGTTCTG GCTAAACGAGATCCTTATCGCTTTCGGTTTCCAATTGAATTGCGTTTCGTATATCCAAATATAGACCACCTTAT CTTTAACAGATTTGACTTTCCACCAATATTTCATCGTGATGAAGATACTAATCCAGATGAGTTAAGG CGTGATTGCGGAAGACCGCCAGTGCCCAGGAAGGATCCAAAAGATAAACCTGTGGAGGAACCTCTATTGTCAAATCACCCTTATGTTGATAAG TTGTGGCAGATACATGTTGCTGAACAGATGATTTTGGATGATGTGGAGGCTAATCCTGGGAAATACAAAGACAAAAAACTATCAGAGTTAACTGATACTGAAGAtttaaatgaagaaaatagtATAGAATACACAAAAGCTTATTATAAGAAAACCTTAGTACCAAAAGTGATTCTG AAAACTAGTGTTAAAGAACTTGACCTGGAGGCTGCTTTTGCTGAGCGTCAG CTTCGTAACACActaaaaaaagaaacagaagagagaggagaggaaTACAAAGTTACCAAAATGAGGCGCAATATTGAGATGGACGAGTATGACTTCTTACATTGGCGTCGGTCATTGGAGGAAAGAGAAGCTTTGATCAGAGATATAAGCTG CCGTAAAGCTCTTGGTCTACCACTGGAAGAGCCAGGGAGGTATATGGATGAGAGCTACTTTGGGAAGGATCAATATGACCCAGACAATGCTCTATACCGGTATGACTACTGGGGAGAACCAAAGAATTCAGAGAAAAGCAAGCAAGAACGGCTGACTGATGCTCACAACAAAGCTATTGTTGGAAAGAGTAACATCTGGTACGAAATGTCATATGATGATTGTATCGAACAGCGGATGCAAAGAGAAGCCAAGGGGATAAAACCAAGAGAATATGAGGAGGAAGATACATACACAGGTGACGATGATgaagacgacgacgacgacttTGATTTCAGCTTCTTGAATGAAACCGGTGATATGACCACCCAGCCCCATGTTAATGGGACAGAATCTCCTGGAATTTCAGATGAGGGCATGTTTGAGGATTAA
- the LOC126795025 gene encoding uncharacterized protein LOC126795025, whose protein sequence is MATSAFKSTTKRTPIGSSADPAEESASGNRSYRRSRSLSCFSRRLPEPPAEEEFGVNPTPRRKFVNTVRGSGFPEISLDDLAIELFDSGSDERGGRSAVRSSETTPGGASQRRGRSVSRHGPRMGGGGGGDTMARSGNSTGGGRVVSESKGNPRQRRSVSVAGYQMSDSESDLDHTHNRSTVKLRNFTSGNNPTPLSRKSLDSNYKPGLRRSLSQRDLKCHDGYSSQSSFLTDDEGKDAYIYKNGAEKTIRAVYSEKKSEHPAGNDMKNGLYEEMRKELRYAVEEIRTELKQEKGITRPTVPAPGDSLRSNGSDVLQAVSSIRKNYSSKLEQSEKRKQDLLAEIVLEEQHSRELSKIVKELLPEPKKIASPDRPSRMRRRSNDKGRVSKRLTEEAERYIEDFISNVEDTDISSVDGERSDTSSSLGGIMKGESFQSPPMLTPPPVFMDGVVLPWLQWETSNDGTPAGCKNKTETPMTPKSFSWSASQEVTNAQDHSQSASSRGSWSPGIIDSLPFNIMENASSKIGESGNYQRKLHPNGSNPSRFDMEKYLQLKNNEDFLLETLKQQRRIGSGGLLLCSRMLI, encoded by the exons ATGGCGACCTCGGCTTTCAAATCGACGACCAAACGGACGCCGATCGGGAGCTCCGCGGATCCGGCGGAGGAATCAGCTTCAGGTAATCGCTCTTACCGGCGCTCGAGGAGCCTCAGCTGCTTCTCGCGCAGGCTGCCGGAGCCGCCGGCCGAGGAGGAGTTTGGAGTCAATCCGACTCCCCGGAGGAAGTTCGTGAACACGGTTAGAGGCTCCGGCTTCCCGGAGATTAGCCTTGACGACTTGGCGATTGAGCTGTTTGATTCCGGCTCCGATGAGAGAGGCGGACGCTCGGCGGTGCGGAGTTCCGAAACTACCCCCGGCGGCGCGTCGCAGAGGCGTGGCAGGTCGGTGTCGCGGCACGGCCCGAGGATGGGCGGCGGAGGCGGTGGTGATACGATGGCCCGGAGTGGTAATAGCACAGGTGGAGGGAGGGTAGTTTCGGAAAGTAAGGGAAATCCGAGGCAAAGGCGATCGGTTTCTGTTGCTGGGTATCAGATGAGTGATTCTGAG AGTGATCTTGATCATACTCATAACCGTAGCACTGTTAAGTTGAGGAACTTCACTAGCGGAAACAACCCGACGCCATTGTCCCGTAAGTCATTGGACTCGAATTATAAGCCAGGATTGAGAAGGTCTCTCAGTCAAAGAGATTTGAAGTGCCATGATGGTTACTCT AGTCAATCTTCTTTCCTAACTGATGATGAGGGGAAGGATGCTTATATCTATAAAAATGGGGCTGAGAAGACTATACGAGCTGTATATTCAGAGAAGAAG TCAGAGCACCCTGCGGGTAATGATATGAAAAATGGATTATACGAAGAAATGCGGAAAGAACTTAGATATGCTGTGGAAGAGATAAGGACAGAACTTAAACAG GAAAAGGGCATAACAAGACCAACTGTTCCCGCACCTGGTGATTCCTTGCGCTCTAACGGTTCAGATGTACTTCAGGCTGTTTCTTCAATCAGGAAGAATTATTCTTCTAAATTGGAACAG TCAGAAAAGCGTAAACAGGATTTATTAGCAGAGATCGTGCTGGAGGAACAACACAGTAGGGAACTCTCAAAGATTGTAAAAGAATTGCTTCCTGAGCCAAAAAAAATTGCCAGTCCAGACAGACCGTCACGAATGAGAAGG AGGAGCAATGACAAAGGAAGGGTGTCTAAGCGACTGACTGAGGAAGCCGAAAGATATATCGAGGACTTCATTTCAAATGTAGAAGACACAGATATATCATCAGTTGATGGTGAAAGGAGTGATACAAGTTCGAGCTTAGGAGGAATTATGAAGGGTGAAAGTTTTCAGAGTCCACCCATGTTAACTCCTCCTCCTGTTTTCATGGACGGGGTTGTGCTGCCTTGGTTGCAGTGGGAGACTAGTAACGATGGTACTCCTGCGGGGTGCAAGAATAAGACTGAAACACCAATGACCCCAAAATCTTTTTCATGGAGTGCTTCTCAG GAAGTGACCAATGCGCAAGACCATAGTCAGTCTGCTAGTAGCCGTGGGAGTTGGAGCCCTGGAATAATTGATTCTCTGCCATTCAACATTATGGAAAATGCATCCAGTAAAATTGGAGAATCTGGTAATTACCAACGCAAATTACATCCAAACGGGTCAAATCCATCACGCTTTGACATGGAAAAGTATCTCCAGCTTAAAAACAATGAAGATTTTCTCTTGGAAACACTGAAGCAACAACGCAGAATTGGTTCCGGGGGCCTCCTTCTCTGTAGTAGAATGTTGATCTAG